A region of Methanocorpusculum labreanum Z DNA encodes the following proteins:
- a CDS encoding tyrosine--tRNA ligase: MDAYELVTRNTAEIVTEDELRALLNKPTKRVYTGYEPSGEIHLGHLVTINKLMDMKAAGFDVVVLIANLHAYLNRKGTFEQIKELADYNKACIEAVGLKGAEFVLGTDVQLTPKYQTEVLTLCQQITLNRATRSMDEVGRAMDNPMVSQMVYPVMQVVDIPTLNVDAAVGGIDQRKIHMLAREHLPTLGYKPPVCIHTPIVNGLDGEKMSSSKGNVVSVADSPEEIKKKMKKAFCPPETEGNPILQIFRYNVFPRMDTIAIRRPEKFGGDLEFHSYAELEAAYAGGKIHPMDLKAACGDALTELLADAYAYVQSYKN, translated from the coding sequence ATGGACGCATACGAACTCGTCACCCGTAATACGGCTGAGATCGTCACCGAAGACGAACTCAGAGCTTTGTTGAACAAACCAACAAAACGGGTCTATACCGGTTATGAACCAAGCGGCGAGATTCACCTCGGTCACCTGGTGACCATCAATAAACTGATGGATATGAAAGCAGCAGGGTTTGACGTCGTGGTCTTGATCGCAAACCTGCACGCTTATCTGAACAGAAAAGGAACCTTCGAACAGATCAAAGAGCTTGCAGACTACAACAAAGCCTGCATCGAGGCTGTCGGCCTCAAAGGCGCCGAGTTCGTCCTCGGAACCGACGTCCAGCTCACCCCGAAGTATCAGACCGAAGTCCTGACCCTCTGCCAGCAGATCACCCTGAACCGTGCCACCCGCAGTATGGATGAAGTCGGCCGTGCGATGGATAATCCGATGGTCTCCCAGATGGTCTACCCGGTCATGCAGGTCGTCGATATCCCGACCCTGAACGTCGACGCAGCAGTCGGCGGCATCGACCAGAGAAAGATCCACATGCTCGCACGCGAACACCTGCCGACCCTCGGATACAAACCCCCGGTATGTATCCACACGCCAATTGTCAACGGTCTCGACGGCGAGAAGATGTCCTCCTCGAAAGGAAACGTCGTCTCGGTCGCCGACTCGCCCGAAGAGATCAAAAAGAAGATGAAAAAGGCATTCTGCCCGCCGGAGACCGAAGGCAACCCGATCCTGCAGATCTTCCGGTACAACGTCTTCCCGAGAATGGACACGATCGCGATCCGCCGGCCGGAAAAGTTCGGCGGGGACCTCGAGTTCCACAGCTATGCAGAACTCGAAGCGGCGTACGCCGGCGGCAAGATCCACCCGATGGATCTCAAAGCTGCATGCGGCGATGCCCTCACAGAACTCCTCGCAGACGCTTACGCGTATGTGCAGAGCTACAAAAACTAA